The following are encoded in a window of Flavobacteriales bacterium genomic DNA:
- a CDS encoding glycosyltransferase family 4 protein: MQRHSRLLAEHLALSGKVRLTVLHPHALRVFDEALGIQEVRIGPIRTDRLYLRELWRYSGRVAEALDGIAPDVILSQGFCVWKDIGRFSSKLLVHPHGLEMFQGITFRERAMGLPFRLVLRHILRHARGCVSLGGGLTRILEKQVIGSGCVVHVLPNAVEMPTDAPVPTWDGNRPLELLFVGRFAFNKGIDVLMEVARRLDAGAQSGRVHFSLCGDGPLLEHYRRSSPPANVRLLGRVDDDALDMLYRSSDILVLPTRFEGMPTVVLEAMARGKPVLVSDVGATAELVDAANGRLLPPGDAEALYTAVVELIALPPQAITAMGLASRRRVDERFTWPRVTGEFIRLFERMSSVNG, from the coding sequence ATGCAACGCCATTCGCGCCTGCTGGCCGAGCATCTCGCCCTTTCGGGCAAGGTGCGGCTCACCGTGCTGCATCCGCATGCCTTGCGGGTGTTCGACGAGGCCCTCGGCATCCAGGAGGTGCGCATCGGCCCCATCCGCACCGACCGGCTCTATCTGCGTGAACTCTGGCGATACAGCGGCAGGGTGGCGGAAGCCCTGGATGGCATCGCACCCGATGTGATCCTGTCCCAGGGCTTCTGCGTGTGGAAGGACATCGGCCGCTTCTCATCAAAGCTCCTGGTGCATCCACATGGATTGGAGATGTTCCAGGGGATCACCTTCCGGGAGCGGGCCATGGGACTTCCTTTCCGCCTGGTGCTGCGTCACATCCTGCGCCATGCGCGCGGTTGCGTCTCGCTCGGGGGTGGACTCACCCGCATCTTGGAGAAGCAGGTCATCGGCTCCGGATGCGTGGTGCACGTGCTGCCCAACGCGGTGGAAATGCCGACCGACGCGCCCGTTCCCACATGGGATGGGAACCGACCGTTGGAACTGCTCTTCGTGGGCCGCTTCGCCTTCAACAAGGGCATTGACGTATTGATGGAGGTGGCGCGCAGGCTTGATGCGGGTGCGCAGTCCGGCCGTGTGCATTTCTCACTCTGTGGCGACGGCCCCCTGCTGGAGCATTACAGGCGCTCAAGCCCACCGGCCAACGTGCGTTTGCTTGGGCGTGTGGACGATGATGCGCTCGACATGCTCTATCGCTCCAGCGATATCCTCGTGCTGCCCACGCGTTTCGAGGGGATGCCCACCGTGGTGCTGGAAGCCATGGCGCGTGGCAAGCCGGTGCTGGTGAGCGATGTGGGCGCCACCGCGGAACTGGTCGACGCCGCGAACGGAAGGCTGCTGCCGCCAGGCGATGCGGAGGCGCTATACACCGCCGTGGTGGAGTTGATCGCGCTGCCTCCACAAGCGATCACGGCGATGGGCCTTGCGTCGCGCCGGCGGGTGGATGAGCGATTCACCTGGCCGCGTGTCACCGGAGAGTTCATCCGCCTGTTCGAGCGGATGTCCTCGGTCAACGGGTGA